In Flavobacteriales bacterium, a genomic segment contains:
- a CDS encoding L,D-transpeptidase, with the protein MKRTGNPVLAILTLFLSIGLFAEGPDKQLTKVKEVINEHFSYYASGKMLFVDVNSQEMYVMNKSEIIQTFEISSSKYGEGEVPNSMKTPLGLHFIAKKVGEGADINTIFKSRVNTKRKAVPNDERFKDKDLITTRIMWLEGGEERNSLGAKSSMRRYIYIHGTPDEELLGQPASHGCIRMRNIDVYALYEFVEEGTPVIIWKDGYLKPDVIADLPELKTELSKKEKRKAERLKKKEEKRSLLRP; encoded by the coding sequence ATGAAACGCACAGGAAATCCAGTCTTAGCCATACTCACCCTATTCTTGTCTATTGGGCTATTTGCTGAGGGCCCTGACAAACAGCTGACCAAGGTCAAAGAGGTCATCAATGAGCACTTCTCCTACTATGCATCTGGAAAGATGCTCTTCGTAGATGTGAACAGTCAGGAGATGTATGTGATGAACAAGAGCGAGATCATACAGACTTTTGAGATCAGCAGTTCTAAATACGGTGAAGGCGAAGTGCCCAACAGCATGAAGACCCCTCTAGGTCTGCATTTCATCGCAAAGAAAGTGGGAGAAGGGGCTGATATCAATACCATTTTCAAGAGTCGCGTCAATACCAAACGCAAAGCGGTGCCCAACGATGAGCGCTTCAAGGATAAGGACCTGATCACCACACGGATCATGTGGCTGGAAGGGGGTGAGGAACGAAATAGTCTCGGTGCCAAGAGTAGCATGCGCAGATACATCTATATCCACGGTACACCGGATGAAGAACTTCTAGGTCAACCCGCTTCTCACGGATGTATTCGTATGCGCAATATCGATGTGTACGCCTTGTACGAGTTCGTGGAGGAAGGAACCCCGGTCATCATCTGGAAGGATGGATACCTGAAACCCGATGTCATCGCTGACCTACCCGAGCTGAAGACCGAACTCTCTAAGAAAGAGAAGCGAAAGGCCGAGCGCCTTAAAAAGAAGGAGGAGAAGCGAAGTCTTCTCCGACCCTGA